The Paenibacillus sp. FSL W8-0426 region ATCCCCGTCAAACGCCAGGCCCAGATCGGCTTGGTGTTTGATCACCTCTTGCTTGAGAGCTTCCGGATGGGTCGATCCGCATTGTTCGTTAATGTTCAGGCCGTTTGGCTCAGCGCCGATGGCAATGACTTCTGCACCTAGTTCGGCGAACAATTTGGGAGCCAGCTCGTAAGCTGCGCCATTCGCGCAGTCCAGTACGATTTTAAGCCCGGAGAACGATTCGCTCACCGTTGTTTTCAAGTAATCGAGATAGCGATAACGAGACTCCTCATCCACGGTCACCGTGCCCAAACCGGCACCTACAGGGCGTGGCAGCTCATCCTTTTCCGCATCCATCAATTCTTCAATCCGATTTTCCGTCTCATCAGACAGCTTGAAGCCATCTCCGCCGAAAAACTTGATGCCATTATCCTCCACCGGATTGTGGGAGGCCGAGATCATCACCCCTGCATCGGCTTTCAGCAACCGCGTCAAATAGGCGACACCCGGTGTCGATACTACGCCAAGACGAATCACATCCGCACCGATGGACAATAGTCCTGCAACCAAGGCAGATTCAAGCATAAGTCCGGAAATACGCGTATCCATGCCGATGACCACCTTGGGTCTCTCTACGCCGCCTGCAAGCACATAACCGCCGCATCGCCCGATGCTGTAAGCCAGTTCTGCTGTCAGCTCTTTATTGGCAACCCCTCTTACACCGTCTGTCCCAAAATATTTCCCCATGATCTAACTCCTTCTGTTCGCATCATATCAAGACATCATCATTATTTTAAAATTCCTGTTCATTTGACCGAAAAAGTTACGGATTCGAACCAGCGTCGTTTCCAAGGTTACTGCTCGT contains the following coding sequences:
- the glmM gene encoding phosphoglucosamine mutase, whose protein sequence is MGKYFGTDGVRGVANKELTAELAYSIGRCGGYVLAGGVERPKVVIGMDTRISGLMLESALVAGLLSIGADVIRLGVVSTPGVAYLTRLLKADAGVMISASHNPVEDNGIKFFGGDGFKLSDETENRIEELMDAEKDELPRPVGAGLGTVTVDEESRYRYLDYLKTTVSESFSGLKIVLDCANGAAYELAPKLFAELGAEVIAIGAEPNGLNINEQCGSTHPEALKQEVIKHQADLGLAFDGDADRLIAIDETGAEVDGDFILCICGDAMNRAGKLKDSTIVSTVMSNIGFYKAAEKLSLKTAKTAVGDRYVMEEMRRGGYNLGGEQSGHVIFLDYNTTGDGMLTAIQLVDTLKASGQKLSELKSLMKQYPQVLVNVRVKDKSKYEGNAAIGEAIAVVEKQLGDNGRVLVRASGTESLIRVMAEGPDKAELEQFVSQIADVVQKELV